Genomic window (Chitinophagales bacterium):
CATGAGCAGCGTACGCTTTATTTGTGGTACACAAGATATTCACAAAGAGCTGGAAACAAAGATTTCTGCATTTCTTGGAACGGAAGATACCATTTTATATGCCGCAGCATTTGATGCCAACGGAGGTGTTTTTGAACCGCTTTTTAACGAAGAAGATGCCATTATTTCCGATGAACTAAATCATGCTTCTATTATTGATGGAATCCGCCTTTGTAAAGCACAGCGTTTCCGCTATAAACACAATAGTATGGACGACCTTGAACAGCAATTGCTTGCCACACAGCATTTGCGCTCAAGAATTATTGTTACCGATGGCGTATTCAGCATGGATGGCACCATTGCACAGTTAGATAAAATTGTGGCTCTGGCAGAAAAATACAATGCTTTGATTATGGTAGATGAATGCCACGCTTCGGGCTTTATGGGCAAAACCGGCAGAGGTACGCACGAGCATTGCAATGTAATGGGTAAGATAGATATTATTACAGGTACACTCGGCAAAGCACTCGGAGGCGCAAGCGGAGGTTTTACTTCCGGCAAAAAAGAAATTATTGAAATTTTGCGTCAGCGCTCGCGTCCTTATTTATTTTCCAACACGCTTATGCCTGCTATTGTGGGCGCATCTATTGCCGTACTAAACATGCTGAGCCAAACTACTGCACTACGCGATAAATTAGAACAAAACACCTTGCTCTTTAGGAGCAAAATGGAGGCAGCAGGTTTTACCATTAAGCCGGGCACGCATCCAATTGTTCCTGTAATGCTTTTCGATGCCGTATTGGCACAGCAATTTGCTGCTAAACTTTTAAACGAAGGTATTTATGTAACAGGATTCTTTTATCCTGTAGTAGCCAAAGGGCAAGCCCGCATAAGAGTACAGCTAAGTGCCGCCCACGAAACAGCACACATTGAAAAAGCAGTAGCAGCATTTGTGAAAATAGGCTATGAATTAGGTGTACTTAAAGCCTAACCAAAGCCATGCCGCTATGAATACAAATTGCTTTTAAGCAAGTTCATTTTACACAAGCGGTGCTTTACGCTAACCGAAAGGCATCCCAAACCATACACCACACTACGCTTAAAGTTTATACTGGAAGCCTCTTTAAAATACTTGGTTGGGCAGGTTACTTCTCCAATTTCAAACCCTTTGTAAATAATCTGCGAAAGCATTTGATTATCAAACACAAAATCATCGGAATTAGCACTAATATTGATGGCACTTATTACTTCTTTAGAAAACGCCCTATAACCGGTGTGGTATTCGCTTAGTTTCTGCCCCAGCAAAACATTTTGGGTAAACGTAAGCATACGGTTAAAAACATATTTATACAATGGCATCCCTCCTTTTAAAGCACCATTTCCCAAAATGCGAGAACCCAACACTACGGGATACACATCGTTGCCAATAATACTAATCATGGCAACCAGCAACTTAGGCGTATATTGATAATCCGGATGCAACATTATTACAATATCGGCACCCAGCTCTAAGGCTTTGGCATAGCATGTTTTTTGATTGCCACCATACCCTTTGTTTTTATCGTGCCTAATTACATGGTGTACGCCCAATGCTTTTGCCACTTCCACGGTGTTGTCTTTGCTGGCATCATCTACCAACACCACTTCGTCCACAAACTCAAAAGGAATTTCGCTCCATGTTTGGGGAAGTGTTTGAGCAGCATTATATGCCGGCAACACCACTACTACTTTCTTATTGTTATACATTATTGGTAGAACTTAAACCTTTTGCTATTTGAAGTTTGATATTTTCGGGCGCGAAAATAACTATTGTGCGCATACTTCAACTTGCCAATAAAATGCCTTTCCCGCCAAAAGATGGCGGAGCTATGGGTATTCACATATTTACCGAAGGATTATTGCAAGCCGGGCATCAAGTAAAAGTAATTGCCGTAAACTCTCCAAAACTCTTTACTCCACTACATGAAATCAACCAAAGCTATAAAGAAAGTACGCAGTTTGAAGCAGTTGAAATAGACACCCGCATAAAACCATTAAAAGCACTGCTCAATTTATTTTCAAATCGCTCCTACAATGTTGAAAGATTTGATGCCCCTGCCATGCATCAAAAACTAAAAGAAGTATTGGCAACAAAATCTTTTGATATTATACAATTGGAAAGCGTATTTATGGCACCTTATATTGCCACCATAAAAAAATACAGCCTAGCCAAAATTGTATTGCGGGCACACAACATAGAACACAAGATTTGGGAACGCCTAGCCGCCAACGAAAAAAACATCCTAAAAAAATGGTATTTAGGTTTGCTCGCAAAGCGGCTAAAGCAGTACGAAATCAATATGCTGAACCAATACCACGGCATCACATATATTACAGCTACAGAAGGAATGCAAATTACCAATTTAGGTTGCCGCATCCCCACTTGCCATATTCCGTTTGCTATGCAGGTAAAAAACAAAATACCCATACTCGGAAAAGAAGAGAATGGAAGCGTATTTTCGTTGGCAGCTATGGATTGGCAACCCAATGTGGAAGGCATACAGTGGTTTTTAGATAATGTTTGGGCACTCGTTTTACAAAAAATTCCCACAGCAAAGTTTTACATAGCAGGCCGAAACATGAATGCTCATTGGCTTCAAAAAAAGTATCCACAAGTTGAAATGGTGGGCGAAGTAAAAGATGCCAATGCATTTATTACAGAAAAAAGCGTAATGGTAGTGCCACTTTTTTCAGGTGGTGGCGTGCGCGTAAAAATTATTGAAGGCTTTGCCATGCAAAAGGCCATTGTGGCTACTGCCATTGGAGCCGAAGGCATCGAATATAAAAACAATGTTCACCTGCTCGAAGCCAATAACAGCACCGCCTTTGCAGAACAAGTAATTACACTTTTGCAAAACGAAAACCAACGCAACACCATAGCACAAAACGGAAGAAAACTAGCAGAGCAACTGTACGATATTGGCAGTGTAATAACAAAGCTCACCCACTTTTACCAAACACTATTAGAGGAAAAGAAATGAAGATATTGTTTATTACCTCCCGCTTTCCGTTTCCACTCGAAAAAGGCGATAAACTACGCGCCTTCAACTTTATTAAATGTTTAAGCCAACAACACGAAATACATCTCTTTGCCATTACCGAAAATAAACCTTCGCCCCAAGATTTACAGCAACTGCAACCATATTGCAGCAGCATTACAACCGTGGCGCTTTCCAAACCGCAAATTGTATGGAACCTATTTAAAGCCTGCTTTACCCAATTACCTTTTCAAGTTTCGTACTTTACCTTTGGAAAGGCACAAGCACAGCTACGTTCGCTACAGCAAAAAATACAGGCCGATGCCGCTTTTTTTCACCTGATACGAACCGCAGAATTAACCGATAGTATTGGCAATATTCCTGCTGCCATAGATTATATGGATACTTTTTCGGTTGGTATAAAAAGAAGAATAGCATCCGAAAGCATACTCACCAAATGGCTTTGGAAATGGGAATACCACAAACTTCTTCAATACGAAACTGCCGTATTCAGCCGCTTTCGGGCACACACCATTATATCGGAGCAAGATCGCAGTTTTTTACCCATCATACAAAAAGAAAACATTACAGTTATTCCAAATGGAGTAACCACACATCCACTGCAAACTTCAAGCAAAAAATACCAAATTATTTTTGCGGGCAACATGAACTACCCACCCAACATAGAGGCCGTAAACTTCCTAGTAAAAAAAATAATGCCGCTGGTTTGGCAAAAAATTCCCGCTGCAAAGGTAGTTATTGCAGGCGCAGAGCCGGCTACAGCAGTTCAAAAATTGGCAAACCCCAAAGTAGAAGTAACCGGCTGGGTAAACAATATTCAGGAATACTTCTTGGCATCCCAAATGCTTGTAGCGCCTATGCTTACCAGTATTGGGCTTCAAAACAAATTATTGGAAGCCATGGCATTGGGCATACCCTGTGTAACCTCCGGCTTAGCCAACAATGCACTACAGGCAACACCCGGCAAGCAAATCTTAGTAGCCAACGATGCCGAAACATTTGCTGCACATATCGTTAATCTCTTAGAAAATAAAGAATTAGAACATACAATTTCAAATGAAGCATATAGGTTTGTGCTCGAAAACTATTCTTGGAAAAAAGTAGCACATTCGCTCAATAAACTATTGGAAGTATTGAAAAAACAATAACAATGAGTACCAACAACAAAATAAAACTAGATACCATTCCCGCAGCTATCGAAGAAATAAAAAAAGGCAAAGTAATTATTGTAGTAGATGATGAAGATCGCGAAAACGAAGGCGATTTTGTGGCAGCTGCCCGAAGCATCACACCCGAAATTATCAACTTTATGGCCACCCACGGGCGCGGCTTAATTTGCATGCCCATGACCGGAAAACGCTGCGAGGAACTCGACCTTAAACTAATGGTGGGCGAAAACACCTCTGTAAACGAAACCGCCTTTACTGTTTCGGTAGATTTAATTGGGCACGGCTGCACCACCGGCATTTCGGCACACGACCGCGCCAAAACAGTACAAGCTCTCATAAACCCAAAAACCAAACCCGAAGAATTTGCCAAACCCGGGCATATTTTTCCACTCCGCGCCAAAGAAGGCGGTGTATTGCGCAGAGCAGGGCACACAGAAGCAACCGTAGATTTAGCGCAACTGGCAGGATTTGAACCCGCTGGAGTTTTGGTTGAAATTATGAATGCCGATGGATCCATGGCTCGCCTGCCCGACCTTATTAAAATTGCAAAAAAGTTTAAGCTCAAAATTATTTCAATTAAAGACCTTATTGAATATAAAATGAAAACCGAGCGGCTTATTAACCGCGAAGTAGAAGTAGATTTGCCAACCAAACACGGCAACTTTAAAGTAAGGGCCTACTCCCAACCCGGAGCACCGGAACCGCACCTTGCCATCATAAAAGGAACATGGAAACCCAACGAACCTGTTTTGGTACGTGTACACTCCTCTTGCCTAACGGGCGACTTATTAGGCTCTATGCGCTGCGATTGCGGAGCACAGCTAGCCCAATCGCTCGAAATGATTGAAAAAGCAGGAAAAGGCGTAGTACTGTATATGCAGCAAGAAGGCAGAGGAATTGGACTGCTCAACAAACTAAAAGCCTATAAACTACAAGAGCAAGGCATGGATACTTACCAAGCCAACCTATCGCTCGGCTTACCAATGGATGCACGCGATTATGGCGTGGGCGCACAAATTCTAAACGACCTCGGCATTAGTAAAATGCGCCTAATGAGTAACAACCCAACCAAGCGCGTTGGCCTAATTGGCTATGGCTTAGAAATTGTAGAAAATATACCGTTAGAAATACAGTGCAATGCTTACAACCAAAAATATTTAGAAGCAAAACGCGATAAAATGGGGCACGAAATTTTAGGAAAAAAGAAAAGTGTAACGCCTAAAAAATCGGTAGCAAAAGGCAAGAAAAAATAAATTGTATGGAAATAAAAACCGCTGAATATGTAGGCAGTTTTGTGCAGTTGGCGCAATGCCCCCAAACACGCCAACCTGAATTTGCATTCATAGGTAGATCTAACGTAGGCAAAAGTTCGCTGGTAAACTACTTGTGTGGCAGAAAAGCGCTGGCAAAAGTGAGCGTTACTCCGGGCAAAACACAAACCCTAAATTACTTCAACATAAACCAACATTGGTTTTTGGTAGATTTACCGGGCTATGGCTATGCCAAAACATCTAGAACCACACGCGCCCAATGGAGCGATATGATTCGAAATTTTGTTTTAAAACGCGAAACACTTCAATACGTTTTTATACTTATTGACTCTAGAATTGCACCACAAAAAATAGATGTAGAATTTATCAATTGGATGGGAGAAAAAGGCATACCTTTTTGCATTGCCTTTACCAAGGCCGATAAGCTTTCTTCACCCGATACGCAATCCAACATTGCTTCTTTCAAAAATAAATTGCTCGAAAGTTGGGAAGAACTACCGCCCATGTTTGTTACCTCATCCGAAAAAAAAACAGGTAAAGAACCCATTTTAAATTTCATTCATGAAGCGCTGAACCTTCGGTAATTTTATTTAAGTTTTTATTTTCATAGCGCATGAAAATATTGATACACAAACTTATTTCACTCCTTGCGCTTTTTATTACTGCACTACCGGCAGTTCGTGCACAATTCTCAAAAGATTCTTTTAACCTTAAAGAAGTAGTAGTAACCGGAACATTAAAAGAACTCCGCAGAGAAGACTTTGCCATTCCGGTAGAAATTTACACGCAAGAATACTTTCAATCTCAAAACGTATTCAACCTGCAAGATGCCATTAGGTTTATCAGCGGTTTGCAAGCCAATATTGACGGTTGTATAGATGGCGCTGCCGATATTGAAATTAATGGATTAGAAGGCACCTATGCACTCGTGTTGTTAGACGGAGCGCCCATTACAGGTGGCACAGGAAATCTCTATGGCTTAATGGGTATTCCATTAAGTATTATTGATAGAATTGAAGTTATTAAAGGTCCCGCAAGCACCTTGTATGGCACCGAAGCGGTGGCAGGCGTGGTAAACGTAATTACCAAAAGCCCCGAACACAGCAATAAGGTTTCTATAGACAGCCGCCTTACTTCATACCTTGAAACTGGTGTGGACGCAAGCGTTACCTTCAAAGAAGGAAAAGCAAACGGACTTTTGGGCGTAAGCTATTTTGGCATGAATAAGAAGTGGGATTTCAACAAAGATAACTTTACCGATATTCCGCTGCAAAACCGTTTGGCATTCATAAATAAATGGACATTTAGAAACCGTGTAAACAAACAATCCAGCATTCTGGCACGCTACATTTGGGACGATAGAACCGGAGGACAATTACCATACAACAAAACTTGGCGCGGCAGCGACACCATTTATGGCGAAGCCGTGCGCACCAATAGGTTTGAGCTGGTTGGAAATTTTTTGCTTCCCATTGCAAAAGCCAACGTGAGCTTGATGCTTGGCTTTAGCCACCACCATGCCGATGCCGCTTATGGCACCAACCTATTTAGGCACAACGAGCAAAACGGCTACCTTCAACTCATTTACGACAATAAAATAACCAAGAAAAGCGATTTCTTAATTGGCATTGCATACCGCTTCAACCGATACGATGACAACCTTGTAACCACTGCCGATACTGCCAACGGGAAATACATCAACCATCCTATAATCAACCACTATCCTGCCATTTTTATTCAAGACATGATTCACGTAAACGAAAACCACGAAATTTTGGCAGGTTTGCGATTAGAATACAACACACTCTTTACTGGCGTGGCGTTTGCTCCCCGTTTCGATTACAAATGGATGAGCACCAACAAAAAAAATGAATTGCGCCTCGGCATCGAAAGCGGCTACCGAACACCCAATGCTTTTATTGACAATAAATATGCCTTTACCAGCGGCAGAAAAATTGTTTTAGATGAGAAATTGAAAACCGAAACCTGTTATGGTTTTCATACCGATTATATCCGAAAATTTAAAACCGAGAAACTAACCATATTCTGGGAATCGCGCCTGTATTTCAACTTCCTTTTTAATATGGTTGAATTAGAAATTGATTATGCCGAAAACACCATTACCTATGAAAACGAAAATTCTTACGGATTAAATGCAGGATTCAACACTATGGTAGAAATGAGTTTTGAAAAACCCGTAAAGCTTCAATTAGGAATTAACCTTTTAGGAAATTTTGAATTGGAAAAAGAAGAAGGAGAAGATGAAATTGAATTAGAGCCGCTTATCAACTCCCCCATTTTAAATGCTACATTTGGATTGCAGTATCATTTTAAACGAGCAGGTGTAAAATTAGACTGGAGCGGCTATGTAAACTCACCCATGCGCATGGCAATACAAGACAACGATCCGCGGGGCGAATACTCACCGTGGTACACCATACAAAATATTCAGTGCAGCAAACAATTTGCCAAAGGGTTTGAACTATTGTTTGGAATACAAAACATATTCAACACACGCCCACCCCAACCAATTTTGCGCCCTTTCGATCCATTCAACAAAAGCACTACCCAAAACGGCTTAGTATTTGATGCTACCTATAACTACGCACCCAACCAAGGTGCACGCGGTTTTGTGGGCATTCGCTTTAATTATTAAACAATACGCCCTTCGCATTACAACTATTTTTTACCCACTCTTCCTTCTTCGCACATTTGCTATCCCGTATAAATTCTACTTTGCGGAGAAACAAGAGTTCGTATATTTGAGAGTTAGGCGTCAGCTAAGACAGACAGAGTAAACAAAATGAAAATAGAGAATTTAAAACCATTTGAAGGACAACATTGCGAAACAACAGCGACAGGAACCTTGTTGCGACAGCTTGACATTGAACTTTCTGAACCAATGCTTTTTGGACTTGGACAAGGACTCGGATTTATTTTTTGGAATATGAAAACAATGGACTTTCCTTTCATTGGCGGACGCATTAAAAC
Coding sequences:
- the kbl gene encoding glycine C-acetyltransferase: MYTIHSRLQKELDEIKAAGLFKNERIISSPQAAVIQANGKEVLNFCANNYLGLSSHPGVIEAAHRAIDTHGYGMSSVRFICGTQDIHKELETKISAFLGTEDTILYAAAFDANGGVFEPLFNEEDAIISDELNHASIIDGIRLCKAQRFRYKHNSMDDLEQQLLATQHLRSRIIVTDGVFSMDGTIAQLDKIVALAEKYNALIMVDECHASGFMGKTGRGTHEHCNVMGKIDIITGTLGKALGGASGGFTSGKKEIIEILRQRSRPYLFSNTLMPAIVGASIAVLNMLSQTTALRDKLEQNTLLFRSKMEAAGFTIKPGTHPIVPVMLFDAVLAQQFAAKLLNEGIYVTGFFYPVVAKGQARIRVQLSAAHETAHIEKAVAAFVKIGYELGVLKA
- a CDS encoding glycosyltransferase family 2 protein; protein product: MYNNKKVVVVLPAYNAAQTLPQTWSEIPFEFVDEVVLVDDASKDNTVEVAKALGVHHVIRHDKNKGYGGNQKTCYAKALELGADIVIMLHPDYQYTPKLLVAMISIIGNDVYPVVLGSRILGNGALKGGMPLYKYVFNRMLTFTQNVLLGQKLSEYHTGYRAFSKEVISAINISANSDDFVFDNQMLSQIIYKGFEIGEVTCPTKYFKEASSINFKRSVVYGLGCLSVSVKHRLCKMNLLKSNLYS
- a CDS encoding glycosyltransferase, with amino-acid sequence MRILQLANKMPFPPKDGGAMGIHIFTEGLLQAGHQVKVIAVNSPKLFTPLHEINQSYKESTQFEAVEIDTRIKPLKALLNLFSNRSYNVERFDAPAMHQKLKEVLATKSFDIIQLESVFMAPYIATIKKYSLAKIVLRAHNIEHKIWERLAANEKNILKKWYLGLLAKRLKQYEINMLNQYHGITYITATEGMQITNLGCRIPTCHIPFAMQVKNKIPILGKEENGSVFSLAAMDWQPNVEGIQWFLDNVWALVLQKIPTAKFYIAGRNMNAHWLQKKYPQVEMVGEVKDANAFITEKSVMVVPLFSGGGVRVKIIEGFAMQKAIVATAIGAEGIEYKNNVHLLEANNSTAFAEQVITLLQNENQRNTIAQNGRKLAEQLYDIGSVITKLTHFYQTLLEEKK
- a CDS encoding glycosyltransferase, coding for MKILFITSRFPFPLEKGDKLRAFNFIKCLSQQHEIHLFAITENKPSPQDLQQLQPYCSSITTVALSKPQIVWNLFKACFTQLPFQVSYFTFGKAQAQLRSLQQKIQADAAFFHLIRTAELTDSIGNIPAAIDYMDTFSVGIKRRIASESILTKWLWKWEYHKLLQYETAVFSRFRAHTIISEQDRSFLPIIQKENITVIPNGVTTHPLQTSSKKYQIIFAGNMNYPPNIEAVNFLVKKIMPLVWQKIPAAKVVIAGAEPATAVQKLANPKVEVTGWVNNIQEYFLASQMLVAPMLTSIGLQNKLLEAMALGIPCVTSGLANNALQATPGKQILVANDAETFAAHIVNLLENKELEHTISNEAYRFVLENYSWKKVAHSLNKLLEVLKKQ
- a CDS encoding bifunctional 3,4-dihydroxy-2-butanone-4-phosphate synthase/GTP cyclohydrolase II, which codes for MSTNNKIKLDTIPAAIEEIKKGKVIIVVDDEDRENEGDFVAAARSITPEIINFMATHGRGLICMPMTGKRCEELDLKLMVGENTSVNETAFTVSVDLIGHGCTTGISAHDRAKTVQALINPKTKPEEFAKPGHIFPLRAKEGGVLRRAGHTEATVDLAQLAGFEPAGVLVEIMNADGSMARLPDLIKIAKKFKLKIISIKDLIEYKMKTERLINREVEVDLPTKHGNFKVRAYSQPGAPEPHLAIIKGTWKPNEPVLVRVHSSCLTGDLLGSMRCDCGAQLAQSLEMIEKAGKGVVLYMQQEGRGIGLLNKLKAYKLQEQGMDTYQANLSLGLPMDARDYGVGAQILNDLGISKMRLMSNNPTKRVGLIGYGLEIVENIPLEIQCNAYNQKYLEAKRDKMGHEILGKKKSVTPKKSVAKGKKK
- the yihA gene encoding ribosome biogenesis GTP-binding protein YihA/YsxC, which produces MEIKTAEYVGSFVQLAQCPQTRQPEFAFIGRSNVGKSSLVNYLCGRKALAKVSVTPGKTQTLNYFNINQHWFLVDLPGYGYAKTSRTTRAQWSDMIRNFVLKRETLQYVFILIDSRIAPQKIDVEFINWMGEKGIPFCIAFTKADKLSSPDTQSNIASFKNKLLESWEELPPMFVTSSEKKTGKEPILNFIHEALNLR
- a CDS encoding TonB-dependent receptor — protein: MKILIHKLISLLALFITALPAVRAQFSKDSFNLKEVVVTGTLKELRREDFAIPVEIYTQEYFQSQNVFNLQDAIRFISGLQANIDGCIDGAADIEINGLEGTYALVLLDGAPITGGTGNLYGLMGIPLSIIDRIEVIKGPASTLYGTEAVAGVVNVITKSPEHSNKVSIDSRLTSYLETGVDASVTFKEGKANGLLGVSYFGMNKKWDFNKDNFTDIPLQNRLAFINKWTFRNRVNKQSSILARYIWDDRTGGQLPYNKTWRGSDTIYGEAVRTNRFELVGNFLLPIAKANVSLMLGFSHHHADAAYGTNLFRHNEQNGYLQLIYDNKITKKSDFLIGIAYRFNRYDDNLVTTADTANGKYINHPIINHYPAIFIQDMIHVNENHEILAGLRLEYNTLFTGVAFAPRFDYKWMSTNKKNELRLGIESGYRTPNAFIDNKYAFTSGRKIVLDEKLKTETCYGFHTDYIRKFKTEKLTIFWESRLYFNFLFNMVELEIDYAENTITYENENSYGLNAGFNTMVEMSFEKPVKLQLGINLLGNFELEKEEGEDEIELEPLINSPILNATFGLQYHFKRAGVKLDWSGYVNSPMRMAIQDNDPRGEYSPWYTIQNIQCSKQFAKGFELLFGIQNIFNTRPPQPILRPFDPFNKSTTQNGLVFDATYNYAPNQGARGFVGIRFNY